The following nucleotide sequence is from Gasterosteus aculeatus chromosome 5, fGasAcu3.hap1.1, whole genome shotgun sequence.
TTAGGCCCCtcatgattgtgtttttaaactttACCATTTAAAAGGTCACGTATAACATACAGACATAGAGAGAAACAGTAGAGAAAAGTTAACTTACAGAATTAAATAGAAGtagaaaagcaacaacaacgaAATGAGTAAAATTAGAAATAGTAGAGGAATAGAAGAGGTTTATATATCTATTTGTGTCATCATTAATAAACTATATGCATTTCCCTGGTATTCATGCAACTATCAATTTACTTTAGCCCGTACGTCAATTTTGTGTGATTTGTTAACAATATTGATCTAAGGTTAAGAAATCATAAAATTGGTTAAAAAATTTCATTAACAAAAAAACTAGAGAGACAATCAAATAAGTCAAATATTCAGGTAATGATAGAGGACAAGGCACATTACGTAGTAGCACGTATACAATTCGTTCTCTTTGAagactttattttacattagCTATAGTTTCAATTTGTCTATCAGGTCCTAGTTAAGGGTCACCCCCCCGTCGTTCCCGGTGACGTCACTTCACTGGCACACCCACCAGCCTGCACACATGCAGCACAGTAGCGTCGTTCCGCTCACTCACCTTTTAATTTTCTTCTCTATCTCTGTGGCATTCGCGCCTTGTGTGTTCCTCATTCGCACCAGCGCCATTTTGACCCCAAACACTTGCTACGGAGCCTTAACTAACTTGCCGTCATACACGGTTATTCTGGCCTCTACTAACCATACCGTGTCACCCGCTTACAGCTCGTCCCAGCGCCCGAATCCCTCCACACTTCCTCGTACACGCGTGCCCGCGAACCCATTGGCTCCCCGGAAGAGAAAGCGATGCTCTCATTGGTCCGCGCACTGGTCCAACTGAGTTCCACTCTCGGTGCGTAGTAGAAGCAAAAGACAGATGATTTGGGCTGTTCGCTATTTCTGTGTATTCTCCAGCCTGTTTTACGAAGGTTTTGAAGACATTTTACAGCATATAGCGTGCGTGCTTCTATCCATTGCTTTGCCCTCGGAGACCAAACTAATCGATTACCGACACCGTGTGTTTACGTTGGAACGACTGGAAGCGCTGGACGTTTCTTGTGCTGAAACAAAGGTTGATCTGCCTCACAACAATAACATCCTCGTAGGAGGACCAGTCCTCTCTGATACCCCTTCTCTGGCCCTGGCTTGGTGTCCGTGGTCCCGGTGAGTCAAACAAAAGATCGATCAAGTGTTCattaacaccccccctccgttCACCATTACTATGACGCTATATCCGTGCTTGCAGTCTGTAATCGGCAGAATGAAGAGTCCACCGTGGCCTAAGGGAAAGAAACTGGTCCACCTGGATTTGAAAGGTGCCCCCCCCAGGCTGGAATACCTCCTCAAGGTGAGGACACAGACGCTCCCTCTGTAATCTGCTGCACCACTGTAACTATTTATGAAGAAAtccactttgtgtgttttagctgATCGAGCTGTTCTCCAAGCTGGGAGTCGACGGCCTGCTGGTGGAGTATGAGGACATGTTCCCTTATGATGGGGacctgaagctgctgcaggcaaCAGCCCAGCCACCTTACAGGTGTAGTTTGGGACGGGAACGCCTGGACGCTGTCGGTTTCATTCCAGATTTAGTGGCTGGGTGTATTTGTATGTGCTCGTTCATCGTCATGCTGTGAGATCATGCAATACAATAATAATCGTTGTTTGGGATGATGAGATAAAACGTAATGTGCAAGTCCAGGTTGTTGTAAAAGAAGGTTTAGGTTCAGGGAGTTCAATGTCTGTGCACCGCTTGTACTGTTCTCAGCCGAGAGGAGGTCCTGTCGATGCAGGAATTTGCCAAATCTAAGGGCATGGAGGTCATCCCACTTGTGCAGACCTTTGGCCACATGGAGGTGAGTCGGACATCCGGTTTGGAACTGGTTTTATTGGCCATTAGTGCAACCTTTTCTGTCGGTGTTCAACATCACTGTTTGCTGTTCACCGCTCAGTGTCCGTCTTCTGTTACAGTTCGTGCTGAAGCATCGACCCATGTGGAGCCTGAGAGAGATGGCGCCGTGTGTGAGCACCCTGAATCCCCACCGAACAGAAGGGGTGAGGCTGGTGATGGAGATGCTGAGGCAAGTGGTGGAGCTACATCCAGGCTTAAATGCATTGCATATCGGAGCAGATGAGGTACGGATTGGTGTCTTGTCAGACAGTTACGGCGGCCTGCGACACCATTTCTTCACTTATTCTTTGTATCATCCTTTAAGGTGTACATGCTTGGCGAGGGGGAGGAGTCCAAGCTCTGGTTGGCTTCGCCCGGACGTACTGTGGAGCAGCTTTTCCTAAGTCATGTGACCAAGGTGGCTCAAGCCATCAAAGAGGCGTGGCCAGACATGACCATCATAATGTGGGATGATATGATGAGAGGCATGAGCCAGGACACACTAAAAGGTACTGGTTCCCCCCAATAAACCTCTTGAGCAGTGATATCTGAATAACATTGGTGTGGTTTTAAAAGCACAGAGGCACCTTTGCAGTCTAAATGCATAATAGTAAATGCTACATTTACATGCTCCATCCAGTAATATAATAGTTAATCCCTTCTTACTTAATTTACTTGCAGTAACAAACATACAATATGGGTGGATAATAACAGCTACAAATCTAATGACAACAATCCAATATCCAGAAATAGTGAAAAATGAGACTTTTCCTTATGCTGCAACTTGTGGCCTTCAGGTCCAATATTTAGAACATCCCCTTGTTTAAGTATCCTTGCACTCCAACGTGTCTTAATTAGACTGTTTTCACTGAGCTCTTTTTAATCCATGTGACAGCTAGTGGCCTAGTGGTATTGGTCCAGCCCATGTTGTGGGACTACACCCCAAATCTTGATGTGGACACAACTGGTAGGGAACCGTATGCTGTGAAAATTAGTACTCAAACATTGGACTGTAATACGCTGACACAAACGTGTTGCTAGTGATGTTTATTCCATGCTGCCCAGTGTCTCTGCTGGAGAAGTACTGCCGTGCCGGTATGTCCGACCTGTGGGCGGCCAGCTCCTTCAAAGGCTCCACCAGTGTGCACACCTGTGTGCCCAGCACGCAGAGGCATGTGGATAATCATGTGCAGTGGCTGAAGGTGGCTGCTGCTTTATCTGCCGCCGTAAACCTGCAGGGCATCGCCATCACAGGCTGGCAGAGGCAAGTATTCTTTTCAGTTTCTTCCTGACTTTGCACATCTGTGTACGTGTGAATGGGGAAGCGGGTCCATAGTAAAGCTTCCGTGGCTCTGATTTTTAAAGTTGTTACGGTCTAACCCAGAAATCCTGTGATGtttcatttgctttttttttaaaagagagctTTACGTAATCTGCAATTCCGCCCACTTTCAGGTACGACCACCTGTCGGTGCTGTGCGAGCTAATGCACGTGGGCCTCCCGTCGCTGGCGGCCTGTCTCCAGACGCTCAGCCTCGGTGAGTTCAGCCCTGAGGCTCAGAGCAAAGTAGCCGAGACACTGGGTATCTCCTCAGTGGAGGCAGAGGCCATGGGGAGGTgaggccagccattgtttcatTAACACAGCACTGTAACTGTATAGTGTGACTCCCTCGGGATAACAGGATTTTGCTCCGTGTGGTCTCCAGGACGACCGAGGACGAGTCGTTGTTCCCAGGCAGGAGGCTGGCTGAGTTAACTGTAGAGCTCAATTCACTGCTCAACTCGGAGGACATACGATTTTTTGAAAACAACATGTGAGTTTTGGGCGTTTATTGCAAGAATTTTTTTCCAATATTTCATTGGCCTTAAAGGGATAGTTTGACCGATATCTCTCTTACGTCCAAACAACAAATATGAAGATACAGCCAGCAGCTAATTAGCTTAGCTCAAAAACTGCTGGAACTGCTTGAAGCCTCAAGTTTGGCTTTTTGGTGATGGCCGTCTTGGTTTTTGGCCTTCCtcgtttagtttttttcagcATCAAAGGGgtcaggagagggaggggggtaagTAAGGCGCAGTTCTCAGGTGAACACCATTAGCCCCGTTAGCTACAAACTGCCAGCGCAACCATCACCTGGCTGAGCCGTTTTATGGAAAATCCCGTCATCATAAATATGCTTTGAATCCAGCGGCTTTTTGTTAACTTTAGACGGAGCCAAACTAGCGGTTTCCTTCTTTTCCCCTCATCCACTGTCCAACGATAAGCTATCCGGCTGCAGCTTCTTATTTAGCATACAGACATGAGTGGTATCAACCTTCTCAGCGATACACAACTAATAAGAATGTTTCAAAACTATTCCTTAAACCTTTCTATACTTATTCCTGTATATAAACGAGAGCTGAATAACTGGATGCCTGTGCTACTGTAGGTATGTTAGAGGTTGGTTCAGCTCCTACCACCAACAGAGGAAGATGGTGAGCCCTCTCATCGCCATGCAGATTCAGAGCCAAGCATCAGCGTGAGAATAACCTGCTTACATTACAGCTATACACCtaaatttaccaagtaaatatgTTAAGCATTTAACAGAAACCCCGTCTGCCGACATCTTCTTAGGTATTTGACGGCGTTACAAGAGAAGGTGGAGGCATTGAGAGAGGAGATGGTGCTTCTGTACCCGGAGTCGACAGCCCAGGAGTGGATCGTTGAACACGTCAGCCCCGTATTGGCTCCTTTGCAGAGGATAACGGAGGATATCACAGCCTGCGTcaatgagatggtgccttctaATATTTTGCCGGCTCACAATCAAACTGCGTCATTTGAGTGACTTATGTGTAGATTTACGCTAAATGTATCAATTGTAGCAAtgaccacaacaacaaaaaagactttGGGTTTGCAGTTCTAGTAATTTTATATAATTCCTCCAAATGCATCAAAGTAAACACAGACAATAAAATTAACCAACAAAAAGgattctcattttctttccaGCAGAGCACACAGACATTCACCATCTGCCATTTAAACTGCTGTGATTCTATACACTTTAATGACGTTTGTCCAAAGTACCAAAGTGTTTGCCAGAGTCTTTGGTCCACAAAAAGTACATAAACAttgaaagacaaaacaacaacaagctgaaGCTTTTCTCTTATAATCAACTCTTGAATTGAGCCACAAGAATCAGTCATGCCCGATTACAGTTTGCACATGAGTTCCTCCGGATTGCGGACTGGGTATGAATAAACACGAAACAAAGGTAATTATCAACCGGACGGTTTCCCACAGGTCCAGGAAACTGGGAAAAGCACTTTCCATTGActtacacataaacacatattaAAGTTCATCAGGAAGGCCCAACAAAACTGTAATCTGGAGTGTATTTCAAAATAGTAATTAGATGAAAAGAGAAAGTATAGAGAAAGTATAATGAGAGTCTTGGCatttgcttgaaaaaaaaaaacattgttatattTCCATCCCAgtttacttaaaaataaaagtaataaatatttCACTGGTCCCCTGAGGAAAGAAGTCTGTGAGGAGGAACTGAAAAAAGCAATGTTTCATGCAATTGTGAACAGTGTAACATGTATTGAGGGTATCACCTCACCCTCTGTAATGCCATAGCAAAGCCATATCGCCCCAACATAAATCCACACAAAGTTGCAGCAGCGTTAAAGGTCACAGAGGAATCAGAGTTTGTCGGCTTCACCATCTGAATCACTGCTGCTGTCCAAagaatcctcctcctctccgtgctGTGCCTCTTCCTCATGCTGCCTGCTCTGCTGCAACTCCTCCAGGCCCAGGAAGCGCTTCAGCAATGCAGCCACCAACTCCACATCACTGAGGGACAGAACAGAAAGAGAACAGGATATTCTGTgttattgtgtaatttgttcTACTTCCTTACATAATATTACTTgatgaaataaacacagaatACAGATTGTTTGAATTTCTATTACTTTcgttattttgtcttttttgggaGGTGTGACCATTTGCCAACATGCAAAAACAAGTTGGAAGACATTTACATATCAGGTTTCTGACTCTTTAATTTCaatattcccttttcttttagCTCCACGTCGAACACCACGTTGTGGTTGGTAAAACCAAGATGATGAGCATAAAGAGGCTGAAACGCTCCGTGGAGCATTGTAAGGTGGTTGGATTAACTCACTGTCAAAGATATATGCCAACATTAGACATTTCaggattttaaaatatgtattcttttgaatgttttcccGGACATGGGGAACAGCAAACTGACAAATGCAACAAGAGGAGAACAGCTTCTGCATCTGTTTCCTAGGCAGGCAAACACGCCACATTGTGTTCTGGCTCAACTGACAGTCAAGATGTTTGTGAGTCGATGTCCAGTTCATCTCGCGGTACCTGAGGTGTAGAAGATGACGATGGTTTTTGCCCAGTTTTTGTCACTTCTGTCTCATACTTGCAAGTACTATTTCATAAatttcctgtttaatgattttacactgTGAAATCCCGGTCATTACTATATGTAGTCATCCACTTTAACAAAGAAAGCTTCCACATACATCACCGTCTGGATACTGCAGACTACATTAAAGCCAGTGGGGGTGGATGCAGTGTAACTATCATTCTTGTGCTGGACCGGTCTTCAGGAGATACCTACTTGCGTCCCCCCAGCGTCGCACTCTGAGTCAGGGGGTAGGAGAAGCCAGCAGCCAGCCGCAGCATCAGCAGGTAGCCCTTCCCCAAATAGCGAACCTTCTCTTCCTTGATGCAGATGTCACACAGCTGTGTCAGATCCAACACAACTGtgtgagtgagggagagaaaaacatcaaGATCCAAGATTCCGCACCCTCAATCTGTGCAGACTACCGTGCTCGCTGTGGGGTGCTACTGACCTTTCTCTTGCCCCTTCCTCCACAAGGTCAGGACCAAAGCGTACAGGCTAAAGGTCTTGAGTTCAATCAGGTCCTTGGTTTTGTCAAACACGGCCTCCTCCCATTCCTCCATGTTCTGCATGGCTACAAACAGACAGCCGGCCACATAGAAAAGCTTCCACAGGAGGCTGTCTGTGATCAGAGCGACGCAGAGAAAACAGATGGAATAAAATAATAGAAACCAGAGTGAGTTGCAGGTGCGGAAGGTGATTTAAATCAGACGTTGAGCAAATCGATTGACAGAAAGTTTGTGTACCTGAGCTGTAGTACGCAGCGGCCAACCCAACAGACGCGATGCCTTAAGATGAAAGGTTTATTATTAGGGAGACACAGCAGAGGAGTTCTTTAATTTCATATTTGATTGTGCACACTTTATTTTgcacctgcgcacacacacacacactgaccgaCAAGAAGAGACCAGGAACGAATGCCCGGGGATCTCTTCAGGTGGAGCCGGGTGGAGCTGTGCTCCTCTACTGTCATGTATCCCATCTGAACAGAAGCAGTGAGAATACGAAGCCCATTtcacatgaaaataaaatccCTACTACTTGTAAGGGCCAACAAAAATACACTTCATGTATTGATGTTTTTCAAAGCACATATTTGACAACATTTTGTATTGGAACTCCTTTCTATTTGAATATATTCTCTAGACATAGATATCCATTTAAAGCAAATTCAGATAAATGTTGTGACTAATAACCAGGACATTGTAACTGGAATGACTGGAATGATTAATGGTTCAGTTTATAGCACAAATGGAGAAGCACTTCCAAGGTATTGGGTGGTTTGGTAACGGTGGATTTTTACATGCCTTTGTACATGAAGCAAACAAACTGCATGGCTTCATTTCACCAGCAACAAGAGCAAAACAAATGGTGTAAACTGACCCTTTAATTTAACCTGAAGACCAAATGATAGCTTGGATGTGATGGGGGGAACTGCTCCCACAATGATTGTTTGACAAAGATACCATCAATGCgacatttattttcaacacgTACCTTAAACTCTCCTGCTTTTATGCGAAGTTGCGTCTTGCAGTTTTAGTAAAAGAGCATATGAACGAGCAAACACATGTACTGAATTATAAGGAAGTACTTCTCATATTTTTGCAATAACTGTCCTGCAGGGGTGACACTTCCTTCCGGGATTCGGTTGTATTGATTGGACGGGTTCATTTTCTAcccaccttcaaaataaaaccattaactgcatttgtaaaaatattttaaatcttttttgtaACAAAATGGCTAGAAAATAATTTACCTACGCACGATTTTCAAGTTATTATAGTCCAATTAGATTTAAAatcatttagtttgttttgttttttacgaaACTATGCCTAACTTATACGAGTCTTTGGACAACTCTCTTCACGCCCATGAAAAGTTGGCCATGACCTCGCTGCATGGAGGCAGAGACGTGgagtttttaaatgtctgtgaCATTTTGCTCATTTAAACGCCGCTCACAGGCCGTTCGGCAGAAAACGAACAGCTTCCGGAACAGCCGTTGGCGCATGCGCAGTCAAGTCGCCGGAGCGCACAATGGAGTCGGACGTGCATCGACGTGAGAGTCGTGAATGCTAGAAGACCCCCGGCGCATTGGGGAAAGCGCTAGCGTGAATGCCGCTGCTATGAAATAATCTCACGGGTTCAAGTGAGCAGTGAGCGGTGACGCCGGGTCCCCCTGCTGTTCTGTAACAGTCCTCTCTTACCGTCGGCGTGTCTTCTGACTGtcctctacccccccctcccatgtcTTTGTCCCAAAGAGCAGCAAAAAATAACTCCTTCCGGTGAGTTACCTTAAAATCGGACCTTTTTAATGTGAGCACGGGACCGTCACAGTGCTCATTTGATCATGTGTCTGCAAAAGAAAGGCAATAGCTGACGTTTAGTTTTACGTCAGAATGGAATTTGGACGCAAGTTACGTTGGTCgagaaattgcactttcttttaAACGACCTATAATTTACCTCCGACGGTGCTAAAACGTATTGTACTCAAAATACCATTTGAGGGTTTTCGCATGATGATGTAATGGCTTTTTGTCTAATTTTGGCGCTGTGTATGTAATTAGCGTTTTAATGACAGGCTACGCGGTAGTTCCTGTTCTTTGCCAGTTTGCGGTAGAGCTGCTGTCTCGGTGATAGGAGGCCCCCCTGTGATAGGGTGGTGGGAAGGTCACCAGAGGGTGGAGTTGAGGCTGCAGACATCATGATGCTGGTGCTTCAGCATGCAGCGAGGAGATGATCGACCTTGCTCTCTGTCCACAGACGCACCACCCTCCGGTGACAGATCACCAGCCGGGGAAAATGTCAGAGGTCAACATACCGAAGCGCAAGGAGAAGTGTGAGAACTGCACCAAACAGGTGAAGTACTGGATTAGTatcgctgttgttgttttatgagtTATTTTTACTTTTGCTGTCGCTCGTGAGTTTAATATGTTTTGATCACACACAGTGCAACAAGAAACAGAGCGGCAATGGGGCCAACTCACACCAGGACAGCGTGCAAGTCAAT
It contains:
- the hexd gene encoding hexosaminidase D isoform X1 encodes the protein MKSPPWPKGKKLVHLDLKGAPPRLEYLLKLIELFSKLGVDGLLVEYEDMFPYDGDLKLLQATAQPPYSREEVLSMQEFAKSKGMEVIPLVQTFGHMEVSRTSGLELVLLAISATFSVGVQHHCLLFTAQCPSSVTVRAEASTHVEPERDGAVCEHPESPPNRRGEAGDGDAEVYMLGEGEESKLWLASPGRTVEQLFLSHVTKVAQAIKEAWPDMTIIMWDDMMRGMSQDTLKASGLVVLVQPMLWDYTPNLDVDTTVSLLEKYCRAGMSDLWAASSFKGSTSVHTCVPSTQRHVDNHVQWLKVAAALSAAVNLQGIAITGWQRYDHLSVLCELMHVGLPSLAACLQTLSLGEFSPEAQSKVAETLGISSVEAEAMGRTTEDESLFPGRRLAELTVELNSLLNSEDIRFFENNMYVRGWFSSYHQQRKMVSPLIAMQIQSQASAYLTALQEKVEALREEMVLLYPESTAQEWIVEHVSPVLAPLQRITEDITACVNEMVPSNILPAHNQTASFE
- the hexd gene encoding hexosaminidase D isoform X2, whose translation is MKSPPWPKGKKLVHLDLKGAPPRLEYLLKLIELFSKLGVDGLLVEYEDMFPYDGDLKLLQATAQPPYSREEVLSMQEFAKSKGMEVIPLVQTFGHMEFVLKHRPMWSLREMAPCVSTLNPHRTEGVRLVMEMLRQVVELHPGLNALHIGADEVYMLGEGEESKLWLASPGRTVEQLFLSHVTKVAQAIKEAWPDMTIIMWDDMMRGMSQDTLKASGLVVLVQPMLWDYTPNLDVDTTVSLLEKYCRAGMSDLWAASSFKGSTSVHTCVPSTQRHVDNHVQWLKVAAALSAAVNLQGIAITGWQRYDHLSVLCELMHVGLPSLAACLQTLSLGEFSPEAQSKVAETLGISSVEAEAMGRTTEDESLFPGRRLAELTVELNSLLNSEDIRFFENNMYVRGWFSSYHQQRKMVSPLIAMQIQSQASAYLTALQEKVEALREEMVLLYPESTAQEWIVEHVSPVLAPLQRITEDITACVNEMVPSNILPAHNQTASFE
- the cybc1 gene encoding cytochrome b-245 chaperone 1 homolog, with the translated sequence MGYMTVEEHSSTRLHLKRSPGIRSWSLLVGIASVGLAAAYYSSDSLLWKLFYVAGCLFVAMQNMEEWEEAVFDKTKDLIELKTFSLYALVLTLWRKGQEKVVLDLTQLCDICIKEEKVRYLGKGYLLMLRLAAGFSYPLTQSATLGGRNDVELVAALLKRFLGLEELQQSRQHEEEAQHGEEEDSLDSSSDSDGEADKL